A window from Gossypium raimondii isolate GPD5lz chromosome 7, ASM2569854v1, whole genome shotgun sequence encodes these proteins:
- the LOC105785776 gene encoding chaperone protein ClpC1, chloroplastic codes for MAKVLAQSTIVPSLVTSRSHGRSTGKSKRSVKMMSSLPTPGLRINSFSGLRGSTSLDNMVRVDQDFHSKVAISISSRRGRGSRCVPKAMFERFTEKAIKVIMLAQEEARRLGHNFVGTEQILLGLIGEGTGIAAKVLKSMGINLKDARVEVEKIIGRGSGFVAVEIPFTPRAKRVLELSLEEARQLGHNYIGSEHLLLGLLREGEGVAARVLENLGADPSNIRTQVIRMVGEGNEVSVVTGGSTGNTKMPTLEEYGTNLTKLAEEGKLDPVVGRQDQIERVVQILGRRTKNNPCLIGEPGVGKTAIAEGLAQRIATGDVPDTIEGKKVITLDMGLLVAGTKYRGEFEERLKKLMEEIKQSDEIILFIDEVHTLIGAGAAEGAIDAANILKPALARGELQCIGATTLDEYRKHIEKDPALERRFQPVKVPEPSVDETIQILKGLRERYEIHHKLRYTDEALISAAQLSYQYISDRFLPDKAIDLIDEAGSRVRLRHAQLPEEARELEKELRQITKSKNEAVRSQDFEKAGELRDREIELRAQITAIQEKDKEMNKAEAEAGDGGPLVTEVDIQHIVSSWTGIPVEKVSTDESDRLLKMEETLHKRVIGQDEAVKAISRAIRRARVGLKNPNRPIASFIFSGPTGVGKSELAKALAAYYFGSEEAMIRLDMSEFMERHTVSKLIGSPPGYVGYTEGGQLTEAVRRRPYTVVLFDEIEKAHPDVFNMMLQILEDGRLTDSKGRTVDFKNTLLIMTSNVGSSVIEKGGRRIGFDLDYDEKDSSYNRIKSLVTEELKQYFRPEFLNRLDEMIVFRQLTKLEVKEIADIMLKEVFDRLKSKEIELQVTERFRERVVEEGYNPSYGARPLRRAIMRLLEDSMAEKMLAREIKEGDSVIVDVDSDGNVTVLNGSSGTSESLTNPIPVV; via the exons ATGGCTAAAGTTCTGGCGCAGTCTACTATTGTTCCTTCTCTAGTTACGAGTCGAAGTCATGGTCGATCCACTGGGAAATCGAAAAGGTCCGTCAAAATGATGTCTAGTTTACCAACACCTGGATTGAGGATAAATAGTTTCTCCGGGTTACGGGGCTCAACTTCTTTGGATAATATGGTTAGAGTCGACCAAGATTTCCATTCCAAGGTTGCGATTTCAATCTCGTCTCGACGTGGAAGGGGAAGTAGGTGTGTGCCTAAAGCCATGTTTGAACGCTTTACTGAAAAAGCAATTAAAGTAATCATGCTTGCTCAAGAGGAAGCTAGGCGACTTGGCCATAACTTTGTTGGTACAGAACAAATTTTGTTGGGTCTTATTGGTGAAGGTACTGGCATTGCTGCAAAAGTTCTTAAATCCATGGGAATCAATCTTAAAGATGCACGAGTTGAAGTGGAGAAGATAATTGGAAGGGGAAGTGGTTTTGTTGCTGTGGAAATTCCATTTACTCCTCGTGCAAAACGTGTTTTGGAACTCTCGTTAGAAGAAGCTCGCCAACTCG GCCATAATTACATTGGATCAGAGCATCTGCTTCTGGGGTTGCTTCGTGAAGGTGAAGGTGTAGCAGCACGTGTTCTTGAAAATTTGGGTGCTGACCCAAGCAATATACGCACACAG GTTATTCGTATGGTTGGTGAGGGCAACGAAGTTAGTGTGGTTACCGGAGGATCAACTGGTAACACAAAGATGCCAACACTTGAGGAATACGGAACCAATTTGACTAAGTTAGCTGAAGAG GGTAAATTGGATCCTGTTGTTGGAAGGCAAGATCAAATCGAACGAGTCGTCCAAATATTGGGTAGACGAACCAAAAACAACCCGTGTCTTATTGGAGAACCTGGTGTTGGAAAAACTGCTATTGCAGAAGGTCTTGCCCAACGAATTGCTACTGGTGATGTTCCTGATACTATTGAGGGCAAGAAG GTTATAACTCTTGATATGGGTCTTCTTGTTGCTGGAACAAAATATCGTGGTGAGTTTGAGGAGAGGTTGAAGAAGCTAATGGAGGAAATCAAGCAAAGTGATGAGATAATATTGTTTATTGATGAGGTGCACACTTTGATTGGAGCTGGAGCAGCTGAAGGTGCGATTGATGCTGCCAATATCTTGAAGCCTGCTCTTGCAAGAGGTGAATTGCAG TGTATTGGAGCTACCACACTTGATGAATACCGAAAGCATATTGAGAAAGACCCAGCTTTGGAAAGACGTTTCCAGCCAGTTAAAGTGCCCGAACCATCTGTTGATGAAACTATACAGATTTTGAAAGGTTTGCGAGAGCGTTACGAGATTCACCACAAGCTTCGTTACACAGATGAGGCCTTAATCTCTGCCGCACAGCTTTCATACCAGTACATCAG TGACCGTTTTCTGCCTGATAAAGCAATTGACTTGATTGATGAAGCTGGATCTCGTGTTCGCCTTCGTCATGCACAG CTCCCTGAGGAAGCTAGAGAGCTTGAGAAAGAGCTCCGGCAGATCACAAAGTCGAAGAACGAAGCAGTTCGCAGCCAGGACTTTGAGAAG GCTGGGGAATTACGCGATCGGGAAATTGAGCTCAGGGCTCAGATCACTGCAATCCAAGAGAAAGACAAGGAGATGAATAAGGCAGAGGCGGAGGCAGGGGATGGAGGGCCTCTAGTGACTGAAGTCGACATTCAGCATATAGTCTCTTCATGGACTGGTATTCCTGTTGAGAAAGTATCAACCGATGAATCCGATCGCCTACTTAAAATGGAAGAGACTCTTCATAAGCGAGTCATTGGTCAGGATGAAGCTGTCAAAGCCATTAGCCGTGCTATTCGACGTGCTCGTGTTGGTCTCAAGAACCCTAACCGGCCAATTGCCAGTTTTATCTTCTCTGGACCAACTGGTGTAGGAAAATCGGAACTAGCAAAGGCACTAGCTGCTTACTACTTTGGCTCTGAAGAAGCCATGATCCGACTTGATATGAGTGAGTTCATGGAAAGGCACACGGTGTCCAAGCTGATTGGTTCACCCCCTGGGTATGTTGGGTACACCGAGGGTGGTCAGCTAACTGAGGCTGTTAGGAGGCGACCATACACCGTAGTACTTTTCGATGAGATTGAGAAAGCCCATCCCGATGTTTTCAACATGATGCTTCAGATCCTCGAGGACGGAAGGCTCACAGATAGTAAAGGAAGAACTGTCGATTTCAAGAATACACTCCTGATAATGACATCAAACGTTGGAAGCAGTGTTATCGAAAAGGGTGGACGGCGAATTGGGTTTGATCTCGATTATGATGAGAAAGACAGTAGTTACAATAGAATAAAGAGCCTGGTGACAGAAGAACTGAAGCAATATTTCAGGCCGGAATTTTTGAACAGATTGGACGAGATGATTGTTTTCAGGCAACTCACCAAGTTAGAAGTGAAGGAAATTGCCGATATAATGCTCAAAGAAGTGTTTGACAGGCTTAAAAGCAAAGAAATCGAGCTCCAAGTGACCGAAAGGTTTAGAGAAAGGGTGGTGGAAGAAGGGTACAACCCAAGTTACGGAGCAAGGCCTTTAAGAAGAGCCATAATGAGACTTCTGGAGGACAGCATGGCTGAGAAGATGCTTGCAAGGGAAATCAAGGAAGGTGATTCAGTAATAGTAGATGTTGACTCTGATGGAAATGTCACGGTTCTCAATGGCAGCAGTGGCACTTCCGAGTCATTGACCAATCCGATTCCAGTTGTGTAA
- the LOC105785786 gene encoding mitochondrial phosphate carrier protein 3, mitochondrial has protein sequence MAISDNSRQSLLPTFLYSTPSLTKRLFNLEPSLMKAEHRSPFISLGNVGGRASRVVVPSPKEGKIELFSPAFYAACTVGGMLCCGITHTAVTPLDIVKCNMQIDPTKYKNITSGFGVLVKEQGAKGLFKGWAPTLVGYSAQGAFKYGFYEFFKKYYSDIAGPEYAAKYKTLIYLAGSASAELIADVALCPMEAVKVRVQTQPGFARGLSDGLPKILKAEGVAGLYKGLVPLWGRQIPYTMMKFASFETIVELIYKYSIPTPKQECSTALQLGVSFGGGYIAGVLCAVVSHPADNLVSFLNNAKGATVGDAVKKLGVMGLLTRGLPLRIFMIGTLTGTQWGIYDSFKVFVGLPTTGGATPTPTPATSKA, from the exons ATGGCGATTTCCGATAATTCTCGCCAATCTCTTCTTCCTACTTTCCTCTATTCTACTCCTTCCTTAACCAAACGTCTCTTCAATTTGGAACCGTCTTTGATGAAAGCTGAACATCGATCGCCGTTCATTTCATTGGGTAATGTAGGGGGGAGAGCGAGTAGAGTTGTGGTACCATCGCCAAAGGAGGGAAAAATAGAGTTGTTCTCCCCAGCTTTTTATGCCGCGTGTACGGTTGGCGGGATGTTGTGTTGCGGCATTACTCACACCGCCGTCACGCCTCTCGACATTGTCAAGTGTAATATGCAG ATTGATCCAACAAAATACAAGAACATAACATCAGGGTTTGGAGTATTGGTTAAAGAACAAGGAGCTAAAGGTTTATTCAAGGGATGGGCACCTACACTTGTTGGTTATAGTGCTCAAGGTGCTTTCAAATACGGTTTCTATGAGTTCTTCAAGAAGTACTATTCCGATATCGCCGGTCCCGAGTATGCCGCCAAATACAAGACCCTCATTTATCTTGCTGGTTCTGCGTCGGCCGAGTTGATCGCCGATGTCGCTCTTTGCCCCATGGAAGCTGTCAAAGTTCGTGTGCAAACTCAGCCTGGTTTCGCTCGAGGTCTATCTGATGGCTTACCAAAGATCCTCAAAGCTGAAGGTGTTGCCGG GTTATACAAAGGCCTTGTTCCTCTTTGGGGACGACAAATTCCAT atacaatgatgaaatttgcatcATTTGAAACAATTGTTGAGCTAATCTACAAGTATTCTATCCCAACACCCAAACAAGAGTGCAGCACAGCATTACAACTAGGGGTGAGCTTTGGTGGTGGTTACATTGCTGGTGTTTTATGTGCTGTTGTATCACATCCTGCAGACAACcttgtttcttttctcaatAATGCTAAAGGGGCAACTGTTGGTGAT GCGGTGAAGAAGCTAGGAGTAATGGGTCTTTTAACTCGTGGCCTTCCTCTTCGTATTTTCATGATTGGAACCCTTACTGGAACACAATGGGGAATCTATGATTCATTCAAAGTTTTTGTTGGCCT GCCAACCACAGGTGGTGCTACTCCTACTCCTACTCCTGCCACTTCAAAGGCATGA
- the LOC105785774 gene encoding auxin response factor 2B, producing MTNTEVAMKGNCVNGRGGGESFSSGYSEPKDGRNTVEGQNGHSTNQAPAIDPETALYNELWHACAGPLVTVPREQDRVFYFPQGHIEQVEASTSQVADEQMPVYNLPSKILCRVINVQLKAEPDTDEVFAQVTLLPEPNQDENTVNKEPPAPQPPRFHVHSFCKTLTASDTSTHGGFSVLRRHADECLPPLDMSRQPPTQELVAKDLHGNEWRFRHIFRGQPRRHLLQSGWSVFVSSKRLVAGDAFIFLRGENGELRVGVRRAMRQQGNVPSSVISSHSMHLGVLATAWHAYTTKTIFTVYYKPRTSPAEFIVPFDQYMESMKNNYSIGMRFKMRFEGEEAPEQRFTGTIVGIEDADPKKWKDSKWRCLKVRWDETSTIPRPERVSPWKIEPALAPPALNPLPMPRPKRPRSNAVPSSPDSSVLTREGSSKAIVDPSPATGFSRVLQGQEFSTLRGNFGESHESDTAEKSVIWRPTVDDEKIDVVPTSRRFGSENWMSSGRHEPAAYADLLSGFRSNADSSLGYCPPLVDQTSLAGNPMRRQLLDQEGKLGSWSLMSSGLSLKLVDSNAKPSVQGSEVPYQARGNGRFSGFGEYPVLQGHRIEHPHGNWLMPPPTSSNYENPIQSRDLMPKASLGQDHENGKSREGSCKLFGIPLISNSVASEPTVSPINATNKAASHVEAAPNQARTFTFDQKSEQPKFSPLAENLSIFNEQEKSFQPGQPHTREVQSKSPSASTRSCTKVLMQGSALGRSVDLTKFNNYDELIAELDQLFEFGGELMAPKKNWLVVYTDDEGDMMLVGDDPWQEFCTMVRKIGIYTREEVQKMKPGSLNSKGEDNLVSAEGLDAKDVKCTSASSTENC from the exons atgacgAATACGGAGGTAGCTATGAAAGGGAATTGTGTGAACggaagaggaggaggagagaGCTTTTCTTCTGGTTATAGTGAACCAAAAGATGGTAGGAACACCGtggaagggcaaaatggtcattcGACTAATCAAGCTCCGGCTATAG ACCCCGAAACGGCGTTGTATAATGAACTATGGCATGCATGTGCTGGACCTTTGGTCACTGTTCCTCGTGAACAAGATCGTGTGTTTTACTTTCCTCAAGGTCACATAGAACAG GTTGAGGCGTCTACTAGTCAAGTAGCAGACGAGCAGATGCCAGTGTATAATCTTCCATCAAAGATCCTTTGTCGTGTGATTAACGTTCAGTTAAAG GCTGAACCAGATACAGATGAAGTCTTTGCTCAAGTGACTTTACTTCCTGAGCCTAAT CAAGATGAGAACACTGTGAACAAGGAGCCTCCTGCGCCTCAACCACCACGGTTCCATGTGCATTCCTTTTGCAAGACCCTCACTGCCTCAGATACAAGCACCCATGGTGGGTTTTCGGTGCTCAGGCGGCACGCAGATGAATGTCTTCCACCATTG GACATGTCACGGCAACCTCCAACCCAGGAGTTGGTTGCGAAGGATTTGCATGGAAATGAGTGGCGATTCCGGCATATTTTCAGGG GTCAACCACGAAGGCACTTGCTTCAAAGTGGATGGAGTGTTTTTGTTAGCTCCAAGAGGCTTGTTGCAGGGgatgcttttatatttttaag AGGCGAGAATGGAGAATTACGTGTTGGTGTACGACGTGCAATGAGGCAGCAGGGCAATGTTCCTTCATCAGTAATATCAAGTCACAGCATGCATCTTGGGGTGCTTGCAACAGCATGGCATGCCTACACGACAAAAACAATATTCACTGTGTACTACAAACCTAG GACAAGTCCAGCTGAGTTTATTGTTCCTTTTGATCAGTACATGGAGTCAATGAAGAATAATTACTCCATAGGGATGAGGTTCAAAATGAGATTTGAAGGTGAAGAGGCTCCCGAACAGAG GTTTACTGGAACAATAGTTGGAATTGAAGATGCTGATCCCAAAAAGTGGAAGGATTCCAAATGGAGATGCCTCAAG GTGCGATGGGATGAGACTTCTACCATACCTCGTCCAGAGAGAGTTTCTCCTTGGAAAATTGAACCTGCTTTGGCTCCTCCTGCGCTGAATCCCCTTCCAATGCCCAGGCCAAAAAGGCCCCGATCTAATGCAGTCCCTTCATCTCCTGATTCCTCTGTACTTACTAGGGAAG gTTCATCAAAAGCTATTGTAGACCCTTCACCAGCTACTGGGTTTTCAAGGGTCTTGCAAGGTCAAGAATTCTCGACCTTGCGAGGCAACTTTGGTGAGAGTCACGAGTCTGACACTGCTGAAAAGTCGGTGATATGGCGACCTACGGTAGATGACGAGAAGATTGATGTGGTTCCCACTTCAAGAAGATTTGGGTCAGAGAATTGGATGTCCTCTGGGAGGCACGAACCAGCAGCATATGCAGATCTGCTCTCAGGTTTTAGGTCAAATGCTGATTCCTCCCTTGGGTATTGTCCACCGTTGGTTGATCAAACTTCATTAGCTGGTAATCCAATGAGAAGACAATTACTAGATCAAGAAGGGAAGCTTGGCTCTTGGTCCCTCATGTCCTCTGGTCTCTCACTCAAGTTGGTTGACAGTAATGCTAAGCCTTCTGTGCAAGGTTCTGAGGTTCCTTATCAAGCTCGAGGAAATGGTAGATTTAGTGGTTTTGGTGAGTATCCTGTGCTTCAAGGTCATAGGATCGAGCACCCACATGGAAACTGGTTGATGCCTCCCCCAACATCATCTAATTACGAGAATCCTATCCAATCAAGAGATTTAATGCCAAAAGCTTCATTGGGACAAGATCATGAGAACGGAAAATCTAGAGAAGGAAGTTGCAAGCTCTTTGGTATTCCTCTCATTAGTAATTCTGTTGCATCAGAGCCCACCGTCTCTCCTATTAATGCCACGAACAAGGCAGCAAGTCATGTGGAAGCTGCACCAAACCAAGCTCGTACATTTACGTTTGATCAAAAGTCCGAGCAGCCAAAATTCTCACCGTTGGCAGAGAATCTGTCTATTTTTAATGAGCAGGAGAAATCGTTTCAGCCGGGTCAGCCTCATACAAGAGAGGTTCAAAGCAAATCTCCTAGTGCTTCAACTAGGAGTTGTACAAAG GTCCTAATGCAAGGGAGTGCTCTTGGTAGGTCCGTGGACCTTACTAAGTTCAACAACTACGATGAACTGATTGCTGAATTGGatcaattatttgaatttggtGGTGAATTAATGGCCCCTAAAAAGAATTGGCTTGTCGTTTATACTGATGATGAGGGTGATATGATGCTTGTTGGAGATGATCCCTGGCA GGAATTTTGCACCATGGTTCGCAAGATCGGTATCTACACTAGGGAAGAGGTTCAGAAGATGAAGCCGGGGTCATTGAATTCAAAGGGCGAGGACAATCTGGTTTCTGCGGAAGGGCTAGATGCAAAAGACGTGAAATGTACATCAGCATCTAGTACAGAGAATTGTTAA